From Alligator mississippiensis isolate rAllMis1 chromosome 1, rAllMis1, whole genome shotgun sequence:
TTAAAGCcctaagggcctgcagaccaagccctaagggcctgcagaccaagccctacgaggaaagactagagaaactggaccttttcagcctccgcaagagaaggttgagaggcgaccttgtggctgcctataagttcatcatgggggcacagaagggaattggtgaggatttattcaccaaggtgcccccgggggttacaagaaacaatggccacaagctagcagagagcagatttagactggacattaggaagaacttcttcccagttagagtggccaaggtctggaacgggctcccaagggaggtggtgctctcccctaccctgggggtcttcaagaggaggttagatgagtatctagctggggtcatctagacccagcactctttcctgcttatgcagggggttggacttgatgatctattgaggtcccttccaaccctaacatctatgaatctatgaataaagggGCACAAGCCTGAAGAAGCTTAAAATGATCTTCTGTAGCCCAGTGGATAGGACTATCTTGTAGGTTCTTGTCCCTACTTCCCATCACTTGAAACGTGTAGACAGTCGCTAGTTTTAAAAACAGACATAAACCTGGAAGTCGAAACTAGAACTTGCTAGAAAGCAGaggcagattgggcagggagcaggaagcagagcagttgATGAGGCAAGGGAAGGGGTTTGGAGCAGCGCTCAGAGGGTGCAATGCTAATTTTGGGGCATGTCTGTcaaaaagattggcccccactTTCCTAGGCAAAGCTCTAGCCCCTAAGATACTGGGCAGCCAGTGGGAAGTGGCATCACCCCTGAGTAACTCTGAGCTGAATTAAATGGTCAGTGGAAATtgaatgtgttttttttgttgtttttttttttttatctgctcaAGAGTAGCCCTTTCTGGGGACTTTAACTGAGTTTGGCCACTTCCCAGGGTCAATTAGAATCTGTGGAGCATGCTGGAGTTAACTACAGAAGTGTCTCACTCTGAGTCCCTTCTGCACAGATGCATATGCCCAGGTCTGACTGCCTAGGGACCCTGGGAGGCCAAAATGGAGATGTGGGCTGGGTACCTACAAAATGAGTTTTTAGGGCAGGAAATTTGAATTGCTAAAACTTGATTTTCCACCTACATCTTACGTAAGCACCTGCTGAGTCCATTTGAGCCTAGTCACTTGCGAGTAAGGCTATAGAATTCTTAACTATCAGGACCAAGTTTTTGTCTTTTTGTACCTGGTATTAATTTCATGGTGATAGGTGCATCTAAGTGAGTTTGACCATTTTACTTGGCTCCCAGTGATTTCATTAGGGACTTGTGTTTTAGGGTAAAATGTGgcctttaaaagaagaaaaaaatctaattttaaatgtaaagttCTTCAAACTGTTATCTTTGACATAACTACAGCCCTTTTTGGAGGTCCCCTGTTTAGATCTTTGTCTAGtccagcatttcccaaccagtgtgctgtggcattTTGGactggagccacaccccctgcctgctgctactgcggacacagacagatggggagcgtggctccagccaggcggGGTGTGACTCAAGCCCaaaatgctgcccagctggccacGCGCTACCTGCTCCTGGTGTCCTGCTCCATGTCTGGTGTGCTGCAGTGCATTTTTATTTAAGTGTGCTGTGGGgcgaaaaaggttgggaaatgcttgTCTAGTTGATACCTCTATCCGCTGAAAACCCATGTGTCTTCTGTACTGAGTCCGAGTTCAGATTACCTTTAGTTATGCTTATTCAGAGACAATGTGTTAACCCTGTCTTAGATTTTTGTCATGGCTGACAACTTGTGGCATGTGATCATGCATAGAAAGTTAATTCATTTCTGAGCAAGAGGGTCAACAACATTTTGCAGATTTTCCTTGTCACCTGACTTGGTTTCGCTTCAGATTTGCCAGCATCATAATTTTAAGATTATACATGTACATAATCTTTAGGAAGGAAGTACTTAAGCAGAACTGATAGAGAGGCATACAGATAGGGTTTCTTAATCCATTTCATTGTTTGGTccagttttcagttgcttataaatTCCCACTCTTGGGGATGAAATTTCTCTATGGTAGATGCTGGCTTCCAGCAAAATGTGTGAGTTGTTaaaatttttttaacatttctattaaagtttaaaaaaaaatacttcttaaCAAAAAGTATGGGGAGGGATGTATATTCTCTTGcacctctctctcatttttttttttttttttaaaaggtcatttTTGTGTAGGGGTTCTAGCAACTGCAACCTTTTGTCTCTCTTCCACATTTGTATTGTGAACACCTTAAATTACATAATCTCCCCCAGCTGTTTCAGTGCATGGGAAGGAACTGGTTTTGGGGAATAAGCTGGGGGTGTGCAGTGAAAAATGATGTTGTCTGTTTGTTCCAGTAGGGATAAGGCAGAGGATTTCAGGAAGTGAAAGAATGGGTATATAGTTTAAACAGAAGTTTATCATCTTGGAgtgtttgttttctctctctaccTCTCTTCTGAATTCTTGTGTAATGCTCAGTCAAACTTTTAAGCCAGACTTTTAAAAAGTGGTGTTGAATTGCATCTTACATATTTTCTGTGTGATCATCTCAATCCACTGGTCTGTTTTGCAGAAGTATGAGCCATTGTAGCTGTATCTCAATTGGGTTGGAGCTATCTTTTTAcatggtttaaaacaaaaaaagaaaagctttgcaTAATGTGAAGTAATCTTAAAGTCTTGTGAAAATCTCACATAGATATGTACAACTGATTGAGATTCTTGACAATGTTGGCTTTAATCTATACACCAATGAAATGAAAATAGTAATAACTTCCTACCTCACATTTAATACTTGAGAAAATCAGGTATTATGGTTGATAAGTGCCAAACTTGTTAGATTATGAGGAAACAAATAATGAGGCCTTTAGAGAGAGTTTCAAGGAACATTCAGTAAATAAGGCCTGGAGCAGTTCACTGAGCACAGAATTACCATCTATCCTGCTTACTGAATGTAGTAGAGGTTCCCAAGGAAAGATATTATGTAATTAAGGATGCTGTAGTAATACATATACACAGAGAGACGGAACTGAGAGTGCAtggataatcttttttttttgtattgcttACACCTATTAAcaattttaatgtaattttatgTAGTAAAATTACATAAAACCAAGGAAAATGTTTAAATGTCCTTTACAAAAGAGAATTTTATTAGAAACTTGTACTGAACTGTAGCATAGAGAAATATTACAGCATTTTAAGTGGTCTATTAAAACTCTACTGAATATTTTAAATACCTGTTTGTAAAACCTTTTCTTTTAATATCATTGGATTTTATTTTAATCGTTATGTTGTTTATCTTTCAGATAAATGAAAATGATGGGCATAAAAGAGATCTCCCTCCACAGCTTATTCAGTGCTTTGCATGTCCTCACTGCTTCCTCCTTTTCAGCAAAAGAGATGAATGTTTGAAGCATATGTctgagaagaatcacttcctccAGGTTTTTAAATTGAGTGGTATGTTGTAACTAGAATGTGACTTACTTCGTGTCCTTCTGATGTTGTATCTGAGCAGTTTGAGGCAATGTATTTTCAACGGTAAATGAAGGAAAACTATTACCTCTGTGCCTTTCTAAGATGAATCTTAATTtggaaagaaatgcacaaaatatgAAGGCTGTATGTATGACTTGCATTGTCCTTTTCCAAGATTTGATGTTTTGCTAGTATAAAGAGAGATGCTTTAGGATTCCATATCTGTTTGTGCATTAGTGGTTCTCATTACGTTTTCCAAATTGGAAGTAGATTTATACTCCTCATTGCTGTAACAGAACATCTTCATTCTGTCTTGGGCCTTGTATGGAATTTGACCCACCACCCTAAATTATCATGGTTGGTTGCAGACCATGGGGAGGGGGCCCACCAATGGGCGAATTGCTTGGGCTAGACTGCCACACCTtcaatttaaagcactgtacaaaATGGCCATAAAATACCCTATGttaggggttggcaacatacagttcacaggctggatccagcccacagagcccaaAGGCTTTGTGCGTGCTCATGCCTATGCCAGGGCTAAGCAGTAAGGAGCTGTGCTGGGTCTGGGCAAATTCCAGCTGTGCTCTTACTgccactgctccttccccttACTCCCAAAACTCCTATCAGCTGTGGCTTGGGTACAGCTTCCAACTGGTTGGGAGTTGTGCCATGACCAGGCAGCTGGAATTTTCAGCCAAGCTGTTGATGCTGCCACCCCTCCTGTTTCCccccacttttcttttttctcaccCCAGAAGTTGCAGCAGCATGAATACAGCTTCCACAtgcctggccctggtgcactttctcaccagctggaagctgtgcatatgccccagctggggagcagggttCTGGGAGAAGCCACAGCTGCATAAGCAAAGCTCCGAGCTGTCTGGTCCCATGTGGGCACAGGGAAAGCCCTTGCTGCTGATGTTCTGTGCCAGACCAGAGCTGGGTTATTACCTGCAACTTGAAAAGTTTTCCAGCTGCTGTTTCCAATTTAAGACGTTATAAAATGGCATACATGTGTTAGCACCCTTGCCCTTGATACTGTGATTAACATATTAGTTGTgtcataaatgtaatgtgtagagaggCCCTTACTCCCACATCACCAATAACAAAGCCTAGTGGTTAAATTAAGCCCTCACTGCCCCCTGTACAATTCAACTGATTGCACAGTTGTACAGATGGGAACTTGTAAAATAGTTGTGGCGATGACTGTTATTTGAAGCTCACTCAGTGTTAGCTGTTAATCAACTTCTGAGTTTtggtataataataataagtatAGTATATAATAACACTTAGCAAATGGATGAGACTGCAAAAATATATTATGGAATTGATTTCTTGAATGAGAAAGGTGCAATATATTCCTTATGACCATAAAGTGTAGTTCTAGCCTAAAAACTAACCATGCAAATATAGCATTATCACAGTTAACTCTGATAGTACTTCCTTACAATATAGCAGGGGATGTTGTCTTGTATaataatggtcacaaagcttATTTCAGAaactacttcctttttttttccattaaaaactcTTAGTTTATTTTTAGTCCTACAGTACAGAGAATCTATTAGACATAGTTCTGCTCCTAGAATCAGTCTAAGAAACATAGTATGAAGGGTTGAAGAAATGGAGATACTCCAAAGATACTATAACAAGCTTGTATGTAGTTTTATGTATTTTCTTACACATTGATgtgttttcccccaaaatatgGAAATATTATAAAAGCAAAGAAGTTAGGGGAGCAGGCTTTAATGACAGAGGAAAGAAGCATAATTTGCCAAAGTCAAAGAGGGGATCAGTAATGGAATtcagaagaggagactggaacATGCTCCTACCAATTAGCAAGGAAGATGAATAGTATTTGTTCATAGAATTAAAGTATCTCATGTTAAGGTTTTGAATGTGGCTTCATTTTATACCATGTCATATTACAGATGAAGCAGTAACTGCACTTCCTTTGCCTTTCCCAACCTACGCAAAGAAGCTTCTGGTATCCTTATGCAAAGAGGTCCCGTTCCAGGTTAAGTGCACATCCTGCCGCCAGACATTACGGTCACATATGGAGCTAACAGCACACTTCAGGTTTGCAAGAGTTTACCTGTAGGAAATGAATGTGCCTATGTAGCTACTTGTTATTCTCATGTTTTTAAATATCAGATAGCTCCGTAGTTTGGTGTCAAATGTGTTGCAAATTCCACTTTTACCCTAGGTGTTTCAGCTGGTGATGTGTTAGTATTGGCTCAAGTATAATCCTTTGGGGAGTAATATAGACCTGTTTAAAATACCATAAGCATTTGGGATTGCTTATTATAGGTTACTGTTGTGTATTAAAACCATGTGCCATAATTTTATACAGTAGTTCTAAAGAGCAAAATTTTTCCCATCCAAAGAGCTGACTTAGTTGGGGAAAGTGGGGAGGAAGTGTTCTTGAAAGAAGTATTTTAAGAAAAGAATTGGAGGAGACTGAGCAGATTGTGGGCAAACAGGAAATGGAAGACTTAAAGCATAGAACATAAAGAGCTAGAGGCCTGAAAGGCGTGAGCAAGGGAACAGTAATGAGAGAAGACTTGAAAGGGCAAAGAGCATATGAAGAGAAGGATAGCAGAGATGTAGATGAGAGCAAGATTATAGAAGGGAGGGCATATTGTTTATATGTAAAGTGCAAGGCCAGGAGCTAATGAAAGCATTTCATTTGCGGAAAAGGGGGAATGTAATATGTCTAGGACtaataaaaaggggaaaaactCATTAGGGGCTTTTTGGGTGCAAAATGAGAGAGTTCAGCAAAGGCAGGTTTGGAAAGGTAAAAAGCACAGTGACTAAACTACAAGCTGAATAAGGCAAAGACAACCCTCATCCTCTAAATCACATGGGGATAGTGGATGTCAGTGTCTCAGAGATGTATTGGAATCCTTCAGTAGTAgcaaggttgttggttgtagctgtgttggtctaaggacatatgcaggcaaggttctttgggtagttttcacatctacccaaagaaccttgcctcagTAGTAGCAATAATTTTTCCTCTATCTATCTTTCCCCTTAAATTTTATATATGTTAGTTGTTGGTTTGCGCGTTGGCTACAGATCCATTACAAATAAGATTTTGCATATCATGTTAAGACTTGCTTTTCTAGTAGTGCCTAGTATTGTAACCTTGCTTGAACTCTGCACACTGCTGGATCAGTTGAAGGTCCTGATCAATCTACTGCTTCCTTCCTTGGTTTAAGAGGTAGGAGGAAAATGTTTGGATCATTTGAGTAAGATATATTGATAGATAAACTGATCCCCAAATTAGGCTATTTTAGGCCTTGTGGGAGCTGTGTAGAGCTTGTCCTACAAAAATATGAGAGGATGAGTAAGTGGGGCAGTCCTTCCACTTTTACCCCAGGAGTGAAACACTAGAGAGCTTTGATCATATAACActcaggaaagaggaaaaaatatgcCTCCCTACCTGGTCCCAGTTACAGATTGAAGAATGCTTACATATATAAGTGATTTCTTGTTCCATTCCAGACCAGCTGTCATCCCTTTTCAATTTACTCCTCCTCAGCAACATCGTTATCCTCAACAGCCTAGTGCCAGTGAGTGCCCGTAATAGGCCTTTCAGCTTGAGTATATTCCCTCAATGTTGTGCTTAAGTGCCTCTAATCTGGAAGCAAAGGATGCTGTTCCCAGCATGGGTGAGCCCTAATTTGGTAGAGTACTGAGGCGTTAAAAATGTACAACAGAAATACAGAGGGGTTTTTGGTTGCTTGATTTCTTTAACAGGTATTTTCTAGGTAGTGAATATTCAGTGGTCTATATATGGTACTAGCACTTCATTTAGTACAGTGATAAAACATTGCTAGGTATGGGATCATTTTGTCAGTATGCAATTAAACCTGTTAAAATACATATAGAAAGAATATTATTTCTCTGTTAATGCAGTTGGTGGTAAGAAATGGATGGGTATTTAAGAGGCTTACTGTGTAGGTGCAGCTGAAATTTGAAGTGTTTAAAGCTCTGAATGTGTCTTTATATTTATGTCCAATTTAGAACTCGTTGTCGAAATTCTGGCCCTGTAGTACTGTCGGAGAAGAGCATTTCCCAGGTGGCAGAAATATTTGTAGCAAGAGGTCGCTGTCAAAATTGTGATAAGCTCTTTGCTGATGAGAACCAGATCAAACAGCATAACCAAACAACTCAGCACAAGGTTAAAATTATTACCACAATCGAAGAGTCTATCTTGATTTTCTGTCATAtcaatggaagaaagaaaaatctgtCTCGCATCAGCCAGACAATAAATCGGTCAAAATCATCACTACTTAAGAGACCATTGACTTTGAGTGAGTCCGCTAATGAAAATAAGTCTGCCATTTCAAAACAGAAGAataatttagaaaacaaaaatcaggaAGTTGGAGTAAAACTAGGTCAAGATGATACATGCAAAATAAAAGCCTGGTTTTGTGAATGTTTTTTGAAGTTTTCTTCTGAAGAGTCAgtagaaaaacacattttttcagCAAATAGAATCTGTTATAAATGTGCGGTTTGTGGGAAGCTTGCTGAAAACTCAAGCATTATCAGTCTCCATATGAGTCGGTTCCACGGAGGGGCACACTTGACTAATTTCCTTTTCTGGTGTCGAGCATGTAATGCAGATTTATCaaaagaagagaatgttatgGCACATGTGACTGAATTTCATGGTGGACATGGTTACTATTTTGAGCAGGAAGAAGCTCTAGAAGATGAATCTATGCTATCTTCTGACACAGTTTGTAGTACCTCAGTTAAATGTGAAGAAACCGTTACTATCTCTATGGAGCAGTCCCTTGGGAAAAATCCCATTTTAGGAAAATGGCAGTGCCGCATTTGTGAGGAAATGTTTGATTCTGAAGGTAGTGTTAAAAAGCATTGCATGTCTTTAGAAAGCCATGAATTTCACAGGTATTGCTGTGGATTGTGCAAAAATCACTTTCGTAAAATAGAAACACTATACCGACACTGCCAGACGCACCACAATCAACAAGTACAGGTTAAATATTATTGTGGTATTTGTGGGAATCTCTTTTTTGATGTTGAAGAAGAATTTCTAACACATTATAAGTCTTCCCATAGCATGGATTATATGTTTGTGTCTGACCAAACTGAAGCATCAATAAAAATTGAAGAAGATTTTTTGCCATTAGAAGAAGAAAACTATCTAAGCTGTGGCTGCCGAGAAGATTACATCTCAAAAGCAAGTAGAAAGATAGATTATGATATTTGTCTGAAAAACATGCTAAAAAAAGGAAATCTGTGGTTTCGCTGTTGCTTCTGTACAGCAACAGCACAAAATTATGCAGACTTGAATGACCACCTCAGCAGTCACCCAACACAGAAATGCAACCAAGAGATGTATGTTGTGAAGTGTAGTGCATGCAGCAAAAATTTTACTGATCTTAAGAGTGCCCATCAACACTATCATGATAAACATTGCTTCTTGCAGAAGCCTGATACAACACAGTTCAGTTCAAAAAAAGACAGCAATGTCTTCAAATTCACAGCAAGCGGTGCTTGTGTGAGTAAGAAGCCCGACAAACTGAAGCTTTCTGAAAAGTTTCCGAAAAGATCAATATCTCCCTCTTTAAAGGGACCCATAgatggaaagaaaggaagaagtaaGAAAACGCATTCGCCAGAACCTAATGAAGGTATATGGAAATTCTTTGTATTTTTCATACTCTGTAGAAAAATCACTGCTGTAGTTCACTTGTATAGCAGTTGTTTAGTAGAACCTGTATTCTGTCATTAGTATTCTGTATTTTCAGTTcttattttcaaaaaaaattggGGGAATTTTTCAGGTTTTATATTCCAAACTTAAAAACCAGGttgaaatcaggataaaaggaagaaaagaaaaaaatattggtttaaattggggaaaaaaataaatttgggggCGCTGAGAGCAAGTTTgcatttgcacatgcaccccatgggTGGGAAAGTCTGTTGGGGagaacccttccccccccagctcgGCACTGGCCCCGCACCACTCAGTGGCCCAGAACAGGGGGGCCAGTGCGGGGCCAGCTTTGGTGGGGATGGACCCCTCAGGACCTTCATGCCTGCCCTGCAAGGTGCTGTCtaaccagggcagggcacagggcagagctgcggcTCGTCTGGGGGCGTGGGGAGGGTCtcgcagctcccgccactgcacaggTCCCACGAGGCACGGGGGGGCGTGTGaaaacaggtttaaatcagtaaaaaccaaataacttcagttaaaaaaaaaatcaaaaaaaatcaggtaatttATCGGTGAAATTTGGTAAAAACCAAAAATGCAGAAGACTATCTATCATGCACATCTCCAGTTTGCACACAGAAAAAATGGTTCCATTCATAGTTTTAAAGTTGTAATTTTAACTCTAAGAACTAAACTTGAACATTCTTTTTACTCCACCCTCACTACTTTATTGCTTCTAGAAACAAAAGCAAATAGCTGGTATAGGTGTGATTCAAGACTTGGCTTTGATGTCCAGATCAATGGAGCAGTGCTGAGTACTTCCAATTTTGTGATCAAGACAGACATAGAAACATACAGAGCTCCAAACAGACTTCTACATGGAGCAGTGTCAGTGCTACATATAAATTCCAAGTGACTAAAAAATCGCTAGGGAAATCATTCTGTTTAGTTtgatagttggtagggtcagaagggacctgagcagatcatcaagtctgaccccctgccatggcaggaaagagtactggggtcaaacgaccctggcaaggtgttcacccaacctcctcttaaagacccccagggtaggagccaacaccacttctcttggaagtttgttccagatcctagccgccctgactgtgaagtagctcctCCTGATACCTAGCCCGAGTAATATCAGTAGTAATAGTACTACAATAGTAGTAATAGTACTGACCATAATTCTCGTTTACAGTTATTTGGGAGTTTATTTTTGCAAACATGTCTGAAATTTAATGTTCAGTTTAAACAAATTTGGGTACACTCACAGTGTATATTTTATACAGTTGAAGACAGTGAGCTGCCAGATTTTGACTACCTCAAGACCATGACTCACATTGTGTTGGTGGATTTAGACAATTGGGGAAGTTTTTTCACTCGTCTTCCGGCTAGCCTGAACCAAGGGACATTTATCTGGGGATTTCAAGGTAAAGATTATTTCAGGAAACACCAATAAGTGCTTAACAAAAAGGCACAAATGGTCTAGTAGAGCTTTGTAGAACCAAGAAGGGCAAAGAACATGATCCTCTTCATACCCAGAGTTAGATCACTTGAATAAACCAACCTGGGGCAGGAGCCTATTCTCTGCTGTTTAAAGTTTCTTAAGTCTGTTGTTACAGCACTAATCGTAATTCTAAGTCATCCTGCTTGCGTGCTTAATTGGTGGAATAGGATGTAGCCTATGGAGTTAGCAGCAACCTACAAAAAACGTAAAATGATGTATTGCAAATTATTAACATACTCATGCAACTGATAAAGAATACTATTATATGATAGCTACAAAATGCccttgcattttcttttaaattattgaaTAACCCTTTCATAATAGAAGTTTTCACTTCTGTGCATAATAAATAACACATAGCTGTGACCTGGAGAGTAGGAGGGATAATGGGAAGAGAACTGATTTGAGGAATTTCCTTGGTGATTTCTGCATATTTTCTCTGACCAATAAGATACTTTGATTTACAGTATTAGGTGATCACAACTCTTATTGAGGGCTTTTTTCCTTCAGGCTGGCCCTTCTGGAAGCTTCAGTGTTTGGAACTATGGATATTATAAACAGAAACAGGCTGTACACATTTATTAAACTAATTATGCTaatcccctcctcccaccatttAAATAGTTTTGTTGAAAATATATTACCCAGTTTTCTTGTGGGAATAACACTGCATGATAGTAACTTCAGATAAATTGCAttaagcattttttattttggtgaCGCAGTGATTTGAGATAAATTGAAATGGTTCATGTTTATAAATATGATGGCTTGTCCAGGAGTAACCAAGAAATTGATATAAAAACTAACTTGAAAAGTTTTACTGAGGGTCATAGGCAAGTTCTTTTGAGAATTCAGGATACTACTTTTGTCAATGTTTGTATTTAATAATACACCAcaattggttaaaaaaaatgttagtaACTTGCTCTTTTTACTGTTGGCTTGTAATGACATGCATCTATTTTTGCTTCACTGTTTAGGAGGATGTAGCAACTGGAAGCCTCCAGATAAGTGCAAAATCTTTGATTATCTTAATAAGATAGGATGTTTCTTCCTTCATCCACGTTGTGGGACCAGAAGAGAAGCCGCAGACTTTGCACTCTGCATGCAAGTATGTTATAATACTGTGTCTGGTTGCTGGTTATTTTGCTATTTGGAACAAGGTGGGTGGGAGATGATTAGGCCAATTAAATTGAGTTCATTGGTGGAATTTGCAAACGTTTTTGTTCAATATTAGAAAATATTGAAGCAGTGATAAGAGCAAAGTTTAGCCATTGATAAGTATTTATGAAAATCCCATGCTGACAGTAAGTTTCATACCATTGTTCTTGTCCATGTAAATCATGCTAGTGCTTGCATcaagatatatttatttttaatgttgtatATTAAGTTCAGATGTCAACAGTTTCCATGAGTGTGTTCCTTCTGTTATGTTAGAAATGCAAATATTAGTGGAGAGTCTTGTTTTATGCTAAGCAGAGAACTGAATATTCAGAGTGAATGTATTCTCTAATGACATTTATATGGTTATCTTATTTTTTGTATGGATCTCTGATTACTTAGTAGAATTCATActataacaacaacaaagcagAGTCTGGCAATAGAAAAGGAAATTGTTTTAAATGTGACATTTAAGAAGAAATTTTTCTCCAGAA
This genomic window contains:
- the ZNF451 gene encoding E3 SUMO-protein ligase ZNF451, translated to MEAVGPARAPKREAPAESEEDVQFVSEGPLRPVLECIDLVSSEDEEPSSSASIHRKVKHKDHIDYQKERVASTLARLARHVEVEIQQKEEKNKAFKEKMDSQYAHGLQELEFIRGHSDTEAAKLCVDQWLKMPGLKPGMVNYGRGGFQRAGGFQRTGQAPVKSSPILCPVMHCNRKFDNGHLLLGHLKRFDHSPCDPTITLHGAPASAVACVICFKRFVTSQEYCEHLVSKINENDGHKRDLPPQLIQCFACPHCFLLFSKRDECLKHMSEKNHFLQVFKLSDEAVTALPLPFPTYAKKLLVSLCKEVPFQVKCTSCRQTLRSHMELTAHFRTRCRNSGPVVLSEKSISQVAEIFVARGRCQNCDKLFADENQIKQHNQTTQHKVKIITTIEESILIFCHINGRKKNLSRISQTINRSKSSLLKRPLTLSESANENKSAISKQKNNLENKNQEVGVKLGQDDTCKIKAWFCECFLKFSSEESVEKHIFSANRICYKCAVCGKLAENSSIISLHMSRFHGGAHLTNFLFWCRACNADLSKEENVMAHVTEFHGGHGYYFEQEEALEDESMLSSDTVCSTSVKCEETVTISMEQSLGKNPILGKWQCRICEEMFDSEGSVKKHCMSLESHEFHRYCCGLCKNHFRKIETLYRHCQTHHNQQVQVKYYCGICGNLFFDVEEEFLTHYKSSHSMDYMFVSDQTEASIKIEEDFLPLEEENYLSCGCREDYISKASRKIDYDICLKNMLKKGNLWFRCCFCTATAQNYADLNDHLSSHPTQKCNQEMYVVKCSACSKNFTDLKSAHQHYHDKHCFLQKPDTTQFSSKKDSNVFKFTASGACVSKKPDKLKLSEKFPKRSISPSLKGPIDGKKGRSKKTHSPEPNEVEDSELPDFDYLKTMTHIVLVDLDNWGSFFTRLPASLNQGTFIWGFQGGCSNWKPPDKCKIFDYLNKIGCFFLHPRCGTRREAADFALCMQAGRLDEHLPKQIPFTVLSGDQSFLELEKQFKLTHRSAHILNPHHIDGDMMCALLNSISDTTKDSEDEDIKKTVQMSLEETKKHEEQDAELQEAIKRSLEDI